The window CTTCAAATAGGACACGTCCACCTTCATCAATTACATCGTTTAATACTTTTGAAGTATCTGTGACGTATTTCGCAAGTTCTTGGCCATACCCGTAAAATTCTTCGAAGATATCTTCGAATTTTAAGCCTTCCACTTCGTAGAATTTTTCGAAAAGGCGGTTCTTCTTTTCTAAATTCTCACGCAGCTTTTGTTCAAACACTTCACGTTCAAGTAAGTCCGCAATACGGATTCCCATACGTGCGATTTTATCTTGATAACATGGGCCAATCCCTTTGCATGTCGTCCCGATTTTATTGTCCCCACGAGAAGCCTCATCCACTTTATCCTGATAGATATGATACGGAAGAATAACTTGGGCACGGTTAGAGATACGTAAGTTCGACGTATCAATCCCACGTTCTTGCAATCCTTTTAGTTCCGTTACTAGAGATTTCGGGTTGATTACCATCCCATTTCCCATAACCGATGATTTTTCTTTATAGAAAATACCTGATGGAATTAAATGCAATTTGTAAGTTTCATCGCCAATTTTAATTGTATGACCTGCGTTATCGCCACCTGAAAAACGAGCGATAATATCTGCTTTTTTAGATAGGAAGTCAGTAATTTTCCCTTTACCTTCATCTCCCCATTGTGTTCCAACAACTACAACTGATGTCATATCAGCACCTCCGCTAGACTCAAGTACGTTTATTATTCTCATTAATAAGTAAAATATCCCATTAATTCAGCTTGAACAACTCGTACAATTATTATCTCAATTACTTATTCGTATTTATCTACTCATAAAATATTTTACTATTTCAAACAGCTTTAATTGTAACAGTGATTGCCAGTAGAAGTCAATGAAGAATAAGAAAAAACACGAACAAATGATTAGTAATTTTTAACCATTGTTCGTGTTCTATATTTTGATTGCTAACCTGCATTCGCTGGCATCGGGTGCTGTGACCAATCAATATTGATAAACTTATTGAATTCTTTTTTAAATGCCAAAGTCACCGTTCCAGTCGGACCGTTACGCTGCTTGGCAATAATAATTTCAATCATATTTTTACTTTCACTTTCTTTATCATAATAATCATCACGATATAAGAAAGCAACAATATCAGCATCTTGCTCAATACTTCCGGATTCACGAATATCACTCATCATCGGACGTTTATCTTGACGTTGCTCAACACCACGAGATAACTGTGATAAGGCAATTACAGGAACTTTTAATTCACGTGCAAGGGCTTTTAACGAACGGGAGATTTCAGATACCTCTTGCTGGCGGTTTTCACCACTACGCCCACTCCCTTGTATTAACTGCAAGTAATCGATTAGGATCATTCCCAATCCGTGCTCTTGTGCAAGACGACGGCATTTTGCACGGATTTCATTTATACGGAGACCAGGCGTATCATCAATAAAAATACCTGAGTTCGATAAACTTCCCATTGCCATCGTTAACTTACTCCAGTGGTCTGCTGTAAGTGCACCTGTACGTAAAGCTTGTGCGTCGATATTACCTTCCGCACATAACAAACGCATAACGAGCTGTTCAGCACCCATCTCCAGAGAGAATATGGCTACATTTTCACGTGCTTTAATAGCTACATTTTGCGCAATATTTAAGGCAAATGCGGTTTTCCCAACAGAAGGACGCGCTGCTACAATGATCAAATCGTTACGCTGGAAACCAGCTGTCATATGATCTAAATCATTAAACCCTGTAGGAATACCTGTTACATCACCATCTCTGAATTGAAGTTGTTCAATATTATCATAGGTTTGAACAAGTACATCTTTTACGTGCTTGAAGTCACCGGCATTTTTGCGGTTCGCGACTTCCATCATTTTCTTCTCAGCTTCTGATAAAAGTGCTTCAACTTCATCTTCTCGTGTATAACCATCTTCAGCGATTTTAGTTGCTACACGGATTAATCTGCGTAAAAGTGCTTTTTCTTCAACTATTTTTGCATAATAGGCGATATTTGCAGCTGTTGGAACGGCATTAGCAAGCTCTGTTAAGTAAGAAAGCCCACCAACGTCTTCAAGTTCCTTTCTGACCGATAATTCTTCTGTAACCGTGACAACATCTATCGCTTTTCCTTGATCACTTAAGTCCAGCATCGTTTGAAAGATTTTTTTATGGGCAATTCGATAAAAATCATCCGCTATTAAAATTTCTGATGCTGTGATTAAACTTGTCGGTTCAAGAAATATCGCACCAATAACCGATTGTTCTGCTTCATGGTTATGCGGTGGAACGCGGTCCATAACGGAATCGTTCATAGACATCTCTCCTTAAGCCTCTTCTACCACATGTACTTTTAAAGTTGCTTTTACATCGTGATGTAATTTAACTGGAACATTTGTATAACCTAACGAACGAATACCTTCACAATCCATTTTACGTTTATCAATCTTG is drawn from Lysinibacillus sp. SGAir0095 and contains these coding sequences:
- the dnaB gene encoding replicative DNA helicase; the encoded protein is MNDSVMDRVPPHNHEAEQSVIGAIFLEPTSLITASEILIADDFYRIAHKKIFQTMLDLSDQGKAIDVVTVTEELSVRKELEDVGGLSYLTELANAVPTAANIAYYAKIVEEKALLRRLIRVATKIAEDGYTREDEVEALLSEAEKKMMEVANRKNAGDFKHVKDVLVQTYDNIEQLQFRDGDVTGIPTGFNDLDHMTAGFQRNDLIIVAARPSVGKTAFALNIAQNVAIKARENVAIFSLEMGAEQLVMRLLCAEGNIDAQALRTGALTADHWSKLTMAMGSLSNSGIFIDDTPGLRINEIRAKCRRLAQEHGLGMILIDYLQLIQGSGRSGENRQQEVSEISRSLKALARELKVPVIALSQLSRGVEQRQDKRPMMSDIRESGSIEQDADIVAFLYRDDYYDKESESKNMIEIIIAKQRNGPTGTVTLAFKKEFNKFINIDWSQHPMPANAG
- a CDS encoding adenylosuccinate synthase — encoded protein: MTSVVVVGTQWGDEGKGKITDFLSKKADIIARFSGGDNAGHTIKIGDETYKLHLIPSGIFYKEKSSVMGNGMVINPKSLVTELKGLQERGIDTSNLRISNRAQVILPYHIYQDKVDEASRGDNKIGTTCKGIGPCYQDKIARMGIRIADLLEREVFEQKLRENLEKKNRLFEKFYEVEGLKFEDIFEEFYGYGQELAKYVTDTSKVLNDVIDEGGRVLFEGAQGVMLDVDHGTYPYVTSSNPVAGGVTTGTGIGPSHVSRVVGVSKAYTSRVGDGPFPTELFDEIGHQIREVGREYGTTTGRPRRVGWFDSVVVRHSRRVSGITDLALNSIDVLSGLETVKICTAYEYNGEVITEYPASLHVLEACKPVYEELPGWEEDITGVRTLEELPENARKYVERVVELTGIKLMTFSVGPAREQTNIVNPIWD